One stretch of Lytechinus variegatus isolate NC3 chromosome 17, Lvar_3.0, whole genome shotgun sequence DNA includes these proteins:
- the LOC121431034 gene encoding uncharacterized protein LOC121431034, which translates to MTTQPSYELTSDTPPTISQTWSTSEMQDTSTQKKQMTTQPRSEMTSGHITSTELHRSTRDNLASTPIATTFSSTLQPNSHSSYFGAVVGEGVVIILLSVLLMVSVIYIIRIRKMMKDSNKDQRTQHVDLVQSSNSPEKDTGFYHDIQDVMISDPSSTSDGDVHYSSQIYEHKGTNVLDPDDTSAPQYSYMI; encoded by the exons ATGACCACTCAACCAAGTTATGAGCTGACCAGTGACACTCCACCTACCATTTCGCAAACTTGGTCGACTAGTGAGATGCAAGATACAAGCACTCAAAAGAAACAGATGACAACTCAGCCACGTTCTGAGATGACAAGTGGTCACATTACAAGCACAGAGCTACATCGTAGTACAAGGGATAATCTTGCGTCAACACCCATTGCCACAACCTTCTCCTCCACTCTCCAGCCAAATAGTCACAGTTCTT ATTTTGGTGCTGTAGTTGGTGAAGGTGTTGTCATCATACTTTTGAGTGTACTCCTCATGGTCTCGGTAATATACATCATTCGAATCCGAAA GATGATGAAAGACTCTAACAAGGATCAGAGGACACAACATGTAGATTTGGTGCAATCATCAAATTCGCCTGAAAAAGACACAGGTTTTTATCATGATATTCAGGATGTCATGATATCGGATCCATCGTCAACATCTGATGGCGATGTTCACTACTCCTCTCAGATATACGAACATAAAGGTACCAATGTATTGGATCCTGACGACACCAGTGCACCACAGTACTCCTATATGATCTAG